CCCCGACTATAAAATTAAGGCCCTGAGGATCTGGTGGGGCATTCGATCTGGGTATTTCGAAGACCTCCAATTTTCTTCAGAAATCATGAAGCTTTTGGTTAGTATATGAGTTTAAGGGCTATTTTTCAAACAGGGTGTTCAAAGGAGCAGtgcctagggctggcccaagtgTCCCTTGCAGGTCTCTCAAAGAGGCAGTATttagtgctggcataaggcctgctgaATCCACCAGCTATAATTAACGTAGCTAACTCTGTAATAAGATTAAGAAGTCTTCCAGTTCTCTTCAGAAATCAAGAAAGCTTTTGGTTTGTGAGTGATATCCTAGACTAAGCTGCTCTTACAGGAGCTCTGTctagtgctggcataaggccagcttaatccaaTAGCTATGGTTAACGTAGCTATCTCATTGATAAGATTAATGAGCAATGAATAATCAGCTTTTTTGGTTCATTTGTTGAACTGACAACAAATAAACTTAGGATTGACAAGATGTGGTTGATCTtttccttcgaataataataataataataataataataataataataataataataataataataataataataataataatatcttttcccttttatccaggagcAATGAGAAATTAGCATTGGCGTTCATTTGTTGAACTGAAaacaattaaacataaaattgtCAAGATGTGACTGATCGTGTccgtcgaataataataataataataataataataataataataataataataataataataataataataccttttccTCTTATTCAGGTCCTGATTGCCCTAGGCCTAGTGGCTGTGGCCATGGCCCGCCCCGACGAAATCCTAGATTTCGAAGGTGACGACGCAGAACACGAACAGGAAGGAACCCCTGGCAAGGCAGTCACTGGAGAATACAAGTGAgttgaatttattccttttttagaaTACCTTACAGATAgtgtaatttattccttttttagaaTATCTCAAAGATAgttgaatttattctttttttttagaatatcttaAAGATAgttgaatttattccttttttagagTATCTTAAAGATAgttgaatttattccttttttagaaTATCTTAAAGGTAgttgaatttattcctttttttagaaTATCTTAAAGATAgttgaatttattccttttttggaATACCTGAAAGATAGTTGAACTTATTCCTTTTTTAGAATATCTTAAAGATAgttgaatttattctttttttagaatACCTTAAAGGTAgttgaatttattccttttttagaaTACCTTAAAGATAgttgaatttattccttttttagagTATCTTAAAGATAGTtgactttattccttttttagaaTATCTTAAAGATAGttgaatatattccttttttagaATATCTTAAAGGTAgttgaatttattcctttttttagaaTGTCTTAAAGATAGTTgaatttattcctgtttttaGAATGTCATAAAGATAATTGAATTTATTCCTTCTTTATAATACCTTGAAAATAGTTGAATTCACTCCTTTTTTTAGAATATCTTAAAGGTAgatgaatttattcatattttagaatatcttagagagagagagagagagagagagagagagagcgagagagagagagagagagagagagagagagagagagagagagagagagagagaagagtctctGTTAATATCAATATGTAGTACTTAACCCCCCTTTCCTTCCCGCAGGTGGGAAAGCCCCGAAGGAATCGAGTTCGTCGTCAAGTACATCGCTGACGAGAAGGGCTACAGAGTCCTGGAGTCCAACGCCGTTCCTTCTGCAGGAGGCGTCCGCGCCGACGGGGAACAGGCCGATCTCGAAGGTGACGAAGACGATGAAGAGGATGATGATAAATAGGAGGCTTGTTACCAGTGGATATTCAGAATTCCTGACGCACAGTATTCTGGAATAGTTGGGGATAGTTACACAATGCAGTTAGCTTTAGGTCTTGCTTCTAAGTACAAATCAgagattcttcaatattttacAGAGATTTGAATCTTTATGCGACACTTCAAGagttatgtatttattgtaattgttttatGGATATAGATATTTGCAGAATACTCCTTTCTTATTTAACCTTACTTTTGGACGGAATAAGTaatttatgaagataaatatcagcagaatatttattttcttcttttgtcccaATTTCTGGATGGAATTTCCAGAACGCTGAACTTCTTGCAGCGTAAATGAACAGGTTTTTAAAAAAACTGACTGACAAAACTAGGTattaaaaaatgctcatagtagcatgagtcttgaaatgttgaaacgaatccacagttatgtatatgtaaataaatttaaagataaaactgtacagatagcctTCGGGAATCTATTCCGTTCCCCCTTCAATTTGTCGAGTTGATGTAGCGCTCCaaccaagtgaaaataaaaggaccCCAAAACAAGCGAAGTTGCTTATAAACTATGGAACTCGGGCCTTTCATTagaaaacgacggcattgcctgatctatgtttgacgactggTTCCATAGTTTGTCAACAAATCCGCTTGTTTTCAGTCCTTTTATGTGCACTTGGTTGGAGTGTACATCAGCGCGTCAGATCGAAAATGAGaaaccgaacagattcccgaaagctatctgtacaattttgtctttaaatatatttacatatacatacctgtCGATTTCTTTCTCCAAATCTAGGTATAATATATCTTCTTTCTACTTTTGtagcaaaaagtgcatttaataaaAGGGTGCGTGatagtaaaacgaaaataaaactggTAATCACTGAAAAATCTGGTACGTAGTGGTATATAGAAGCCCTGaagaaatctgtcatatatattcTTTGCGGCAGAGAACTTTGCAATGAAGTGGGACGTGATAATGTATAGATTTTTATGGAAGTATGTGTTATGACGATATAATGTAGTTTTTGTTAAATGTCCCTAATAATCTCATGAAATGAATTTCACTTGACATATTACACCCGAACTTCGACTTCACATCACAGAAATCTTAATAACCTATTTGTAAAATGCAAATTGAAACCTATACTGGTACACTAGTCTAATCTGAGCTAATCTTCGAATCAGAATTAAAATGATTCATCATAATTCATCACCTCACCTCAACGAATCACCGACGAGAGATTAGAATCTTATTCTCCAAATGATTCTTGTCAGGCGATGAAACTGCAGAATTTGAAATTGGTTCTCTTGTTGCAAAGGTACTTCCTTGCTGAGCTGTCCGGGGTGACTGTTGTCATGATCTATGAACCttaggttaagtaacaggaggaaagcctcaaagcagttgcactatgaatcgactgttaggagagggttgaggaaagtaagatgggagaaagagactatgaaaggaggtatggtgaaaggaacgaaagggttcgTAACTGGGTCTTGGCCCTTCCAGGTGAGTCTAGCTGGTTTGGGATcgttcatttgcatattctagATCTTACTCATTATTACTCATCATAGAGATTGGTGTCTCAGATTCATTTAGCcctgtgccagcacgggctcttgctcttaggaGCAGCaggttaagtacaccttagtttaaccagaccactgagctgattaacagctctccgagggctggcccggaggattagacttattttacgtggctaagaaccaattggttacct
This genomic interval from Macrobrachium rosenbergii isolate ZJJX-2024 chromosome 56, ASM4041242v1, whole genome shotgun sequence contains the following:
- the LOC136836689 gene encoding uncharacterized protein gives rise to the protein MKLLVLIALGLVAVAMARPDEILDFEGDDAEHEQEGTPGKAVTGEYKWESPEGIEFVVKYIADEKGYRVLESNAVPSAGGVRADGEQADLEGDEDDEEDDDK